A stretch of the Zonotrichia leucophrys gambelii isolate GWCS_2022_RI chromosome 22, RI_Zleu_2.0, whole genome shotgun sequence genome encodes the following:
- the EGR3 gene encoding early growth response protein 3 isoform X1, with the protein MTGKLLEKLPGTMNTLMNQLPDNLYPEEIPNSLNIFSSTSDSVAHYNQMAADNVMDIGLANEKAGQELSSYSGTFQPAPGNKTVTYLGKFAFDSPSNWCQDNIISLMSAGILGVPPSSGALTSTQSSAGSMGPPQGEVDQMYPALPPYSSCSDLYPEPVSFHDPQSNPGLTYSPQDYQAAKPALDSNLFPMIPDYNLYHHPNDMGTITEHKPFQSLDPIRVNPPPITPLETIKAFKDKQIHPGFGGLPQPPLTLKPIRPRKYPNRPSKTPLHERPHACPAEGCDRRFSRSDELTRHLRIHTGHKPFQCRICMRSFSRSDHLTTHIRTHTGEKPFACEFCGRKFARSDERKRHAKIHLKQKEKKAEKGSGVQPPAAPPAATATTSPPVALAPAVTTCA; encoded by the exons ATGACAGGCAAACTACTGGAGAAGCTGCCGGGGACCATGAACACTTTGATGAACCAATTGCCTGACAATCTGTACCCAGAGGAGATCCCCAACTCTTTGAATATCTTCTCCAGCACCAGCGACTCGGTGGCTCACTACAACCAGATGGCTGCAG ATAATGTTATGGACATTGGCTTAGCGAACGAAAAGGCCGGTCAGGAATTGTCCTCCTACTCGGGCACTTTTCAACCCGCCCCGGGCAACAAGACTGTCACCTACCTGGGGAAATTCGCTTTTGACTCGCCCTCCAACTGGTGCCAGGACAACATCATCAGCCTGATGAGCGCCGGCATCCTGGGGGTGCCGCCGTCCTCGGGCGCGCTCACCAGCACGCAGAGCTCGGCGGGCAGCATGGGGCCGCCGCAGGGCGAGGTGGACCAGATGTACCCCGCGCTGCCGCCCTACTCCTCCTGCAGTGACCTCTACCCAGAGCCCGTCTCCTTCCACGACCCCCAGAGCAACCCCGGCCTCACCTACTCCCCCCAGGATTACCAGGCGGCCAAGCCCGCCTTGGACAGCAACCTCTTCCCCATGATCCCAGACTATAACCTCTACCACCACCCCAACGACATGGGCACCATCACGGAGCACAAACCCTTCCAGAGCTTGGACCCCATCCGCGTCAACCCGCCCCCCATCACCCCGCTGGAGACCATCAAGGCCTTCAAGGACAAGCAGATCCACCCGGGTTTCGGGGGGCTGCCGCAGCCGCCGCTCACGCTCAAGCCCATCCGACCCCGCAAGTATCCCAACCGGCCCAGCAAGACGCCGCTGCACGAGCGGCCCCACGCCTGCCCGGCCGAGGGCTGCGACCGCCGCTTCTCCCGCTCCGACGAGCTCACCCGTCACCTCCGCATCCACACGGGCCACAAGCCCTTCCAGTGCCGCATCTGCATGCGGAGCTTCAGCCGCAGCGACCACCTCACCACCCACATCCGCACCCACACCGGCGAGAAGCCCTTCGCCTGCGAGTTCTGCGGCCGCAAGTTCGCCCGCTCCGACGAGCGCAAGCGGCACGCCAAGATCCACCTCaagcagaaggagaagaaggccGAGAAGGGCTCGGGGGTGCAgccccccgccgcgccccccgccgccACCGCCACCACCTCGCCGCCCGTCGCCCTCGCCCCCGCCGTCACCACGTGCGCTTGA
- the EGR3 gene encoding early growth response protein 3 isoform X2, with the protein MDIGLANEKAGQELSSYSGTFQPAPGNKTVTYLGKFAFDSPSNWCQDNIISLMSAGILGVPPSSGALTSTQSSAGSMGPPQGEVDQMYPALPPYSSCSDLYPEPVSFHDPQSNPGLTYSPQDYQAAKPALDSNLFPMIPDYNLYHHPNDMGTITEHKPFQSLDPIRVNPPPITPLETIKAFKDKQIHPGFGGLPQPPLTLKPIRPRKYPNRPSKTPLHERPHACPAEGCDRRFSRSDELTRHLRIHTGHKPFQCRICMRSFSRSDHLTTHIRTHTGEKPFACEFCGRKFARSDERKRHAKIHLKQKEKKAEKGSGVQPPAAPPAATATTSPPVALAPAVTTCA; encoded by the coding sequence ATGGACATTGGCTTAGCGAACGAAAAGGCCGGTCAGGAATTGTCCTCCTACTCGGGCACTTTTCAACCCGCCCCGGGCAACAAGACTGTCACCTACCTGGGGAAATTCGCTTTTGACTCGCCCTCCAACTGGTGCCAGGACAACATCATCAGCCTGATGAGCGCCGGCATCCTGGGGGTGCCGCCGTCCTCGGGCGCGCTCACCAGCACGCAGAGCTCGGCGGGCAGCATGGGGCCGCCGCAGGGCGAGGTGGACCAGATGTACCCCGCGCTGCCGCCCTACTCCTCCTGCAGTGACCTCTACCCAGAGCCCGTCTCCTTCCACGACCCCCAGAGCAACCCCGGCCTCACCTACTCCCCCCAGGATTACCAGGCGGCCAAGCCCGCCTTGGACAGCAACCTCTTCCCCATGATCCCAGACTATAACCTCTACCACCACCCCAACGACATGGGCACCATCACGGAGCACAAACCCTTCCAGAGCTTGGACCCCATCCGCGTCAACCCGCCCCCCATCACCCCGCTGGAGACCATCAAGGCCTTCAAGGACAAGCAGATCCACCCGGGTTTCGGGGGGCTGCCGCAGCCGCCGCTCACGCTCAAGCCCATCCGACCCCGCAAGTATCCCAACCGGCCCAGCAAGACGCCGCTGCACGAGCGGCCCCACGCCTGCCCGGCCGAGGGCTGCGACCGCCGCTTCTCCCGCTCCGACGAGCTCACCCGTCACCTCCGCATCCACACGGGCCACAAGCCCTTCCAGTGCCGCATCTGCATGCGGAGCTTCAGCCGCAGCGACCACCTCACCACCCACATCCGCACCCACACCGGCGAGAAGCCCTTCGCCTGCGAGTTCTGCGGCCGCAAGTTCGCCCGCTCCGACGAGCGCAAGCGGCACGCCAAGATCCACCTCaagcagaaggagaagaaggccGAGAAGGGCTCGGGGGTGCAgccccccgccgcgccccccgccgccACCGCCACCACCTCGCCGCCCGTCGCCCTCGCCCCCGCCGTCACCACGTGCGCTTGA